From Oryzias latipes chromosome 3, ASM223467v1:
AAGGTTATTTCCGGAGGCGCAGGCACTATTTTCCCCTGTAGATGGAGACAAAATCCTTAGTGAATCACAGCAGAAGCAGTGTTGCAACATTTCTTAAGGTGTCTTCGTGCTTTATTATGTAGTTCATACAAAATTTAGTCATTGCCAAGAtttaaacgttaaaaaaaaatcaaactaatgttactttttttttaatccatcagggacatttttttctttagatttttcatgaaaaaaagatcACTTAAGATCTAAAATTAGAAGATGCCCGATTACTTTAACTGATATCATATCCAAATTTTAGATAACGTCCTATGTGTTGCTCGTACTTCCTGTCGTGGTGGAGCAGGAGATGGGGTCACTGGTGGAGCGAACGATGCGTGCCAGTTTGCGGTACCTCCTGGCTGCTCTGAGCGTCCGAGGCTTTTCTGAGGGTGACTGGCCACTTTGGCCCGAGGTAGACGGGGGCTGGGATGTGGGAGAGGGAGACCAAACACTAAAACACAGCCTGGGACCTCTTGGCCTGGTGGGAGGGGAAGGAGAAAGAGAAGGAGCTGATGGGCTGATAGCCGATGTTCCACCAGAGGAGGCCACAGAGGTAGGGGAGCAAGGCTGTGGCGGTGGTGGGATGGCAACAGGGAGGGTGAGCTTCCTGCTCATCATCCGAGCTTTAATTAGGGAGTGTGTTGCTGCTTTAGGAGGATCCTCCGGCAAATGTTTGGCTGAGGCCAGTTCGTCACTGATGTGCATTGCAGCCCTGAACTCCTCACATGGATGAGGGTTCTCTGCTGAATCCTCCTGGTCCAGATTGCTGAAGTTCTCTGAGGACCAGTCTGGTGAGCGTTCTAGTGAGTCCTGGGTGTGAGATGACTCACTGTATCCAGTATCGCTTGGGCGAGAATCTGTGTTGGGCATGCCCCGATGGCAGCGTGAGGAAGCACGCATGCAAAGCTCCAGGCTGGTGCAGCTCCCGCCATTTGGGGCCGTCTGCAGCAATCCATATGGAGAAGAGTCAGAGCCCTGGACCTCCAGGGAGCACAAGTCCTCAGAGGAGCAGGTCTGGTCATGGTCAGCCACTTCCGATACCATTAGTGATGCACTGTCCACTGAGGctagaaatatataaaaaatgatgTGATTAGAATAAATGCACTGACTATGAGCAGATTTTGGAAGTCTTTCCCTTGCATACCCTGCGTGCTGAGTCCTGCTGTAGTGTTTCTCTCACAGAGACTGGACTCAGTGGCCTGCTGGTCAATGCTGGTGGTGACCTGTTAGTTTTAAAGAATAGTCAAAATTTATCTTTGAAGCAAATTTGCAGCATTTCCATTGACTGTGTGTGAGCTGTGATTCAGTTGTAATACCCCTGATTGACCTGGAGGGGgctctacaggcatgctgcacAATAACAGTAGATTCTTTCTTTTATGTGGAGCATCAGTGaaggaaaaaacagttttgtgtgGACtattctgttgaaaaaaaacccagcctttgttttttaaattacagtgCAATGTCTTTATGGGTaacttgtatttttctttcttttcccttcAAATTGAAATGattcctttttatttctgttataCCTTTTTGGTacgaaaaacaattaaaaaaaaatcacacaaaaaatagcaaaacaaaaaataaaggatgGAAAAAAGGGATGAGCAGCTTGAGGTATTCACTtgttttaaagcaataaaaaagatTCTGATATTGTAAGTTGTGATGATTGAAATGCAGCAAAAGGTCTGATCTGCTTTAGCATGACACATTGGTTCTCAcattcagttaaaaacagatttttcacaTACCAGCATCTTTCCTGCACATATTTGTTACAAAATTAAGTATGGGAAGCTAAGGTTAAAGGAAAAAACTTtacacaaatgtattaatttaaaaaataaaaataaagcattgaAACAGTCTAGTAACCATATTCTAGCTTTCCTATCGGAATTGCATAGAAACTGTTATTTTAAGTAAATGTTTGGTATTTTCACCTGGCTGGCAGGAGTTTGACCCACCACAGATTCATACGGTGGGGGTAAGTCAGTAGGGTAAATGGTTCCTGGGCTGTTAATAGGGACCCCATAGACAGTGCTGAAGGGAGAATGGGGAAAGTCCAGATGCAGGcctctgcaaaaaacaaaaaaagcagtcaAATATCTAGTTGATCATtgaaagaacaacaaaacaaaaagaattatgAGCACAAAACAAACACCGTAGTGAGAAAATCTTGagaattggaaaaacaaaaaaactgccatAAAATTCTGAGTCACAATTGCAGTGAACTGAAATATTCAATCAAACACTATATCGTTGTTGCTCTATGTTCACAAAGAGATTCTTGTGGAGGCCATTAAGAGCATGCAGCCATCCGTGGTGTCctatcttttaattacaaccctGTGGTCTTCTAATGCGACAGAGCATGAAATACTACCTGAGAGTTTCCACCAATCACTCGAAGCGTGATGATGTCATGACACATCCGTGGCCTTGAGTGAGGACGCCATAAATGCTTTTTCTACCCTGTATGTATGTGTGGCAGAAATGACAAGCAGATATGGCTCGCTGCCAAATGGCAACAACAGACACTCTCCTGCTGATAGGACagagaaaatggatggaggaatgagGGAGGAGCCACCTGAGACTCACGGATTCCACATGGGGAGAGGTGCTCCATGATCCATGGATCACCATGACACACGTGATGATAACAGACAGACAGCAAATGTGCATGATTTTGTGTTTGCATGCAATACTTCCTCTTCCATCTGCATATTGTTCAGTTCGTAAAATTTCTCTGGTAATTTGTAGCAGCAAAGTATGAGTGTGTGTGCTCTGCAGGGTCTTTGcaacaacttctttttttgactTTCATAATCTGCTGTTTCTAATTACGTGTAATTACCACTGCCATCCACAACTTCCTTTTATTCTTGAATCACTCATTCTTTTGACACATATTTTTATCACATAACTTTAAGGAACATGCAAATCTTTGGTGAACCTCTGCAAacctttaaaatgaaagaagaacCATTTTTAGAAAACCCATCTcctgaaaatgcattttttagttCCTTTGTAAACTTGGAATAACTTGCAAATTCGTTAAGGTTCCAAGATTCAGAACAGGTATTTAAAAACGTGGGTAGCAAATCTAGGCAATTTTGATTTGAGAGAGAatgttcatcacattttcaaACTGAAGAAATTGGTATTTGCAAATCTTTCATTGGTTGACAAGCTAATTTCGTTTACTTGAGCATCAGattgtagaaagaaaattaaaagagTGAAACCTCAAGCTGGTTTAAAAACTCCAGAAATGCCTGATCTATCTGGATTTTTCCCACAACCTCTGAAGTTCTTAAAGCAGattgaaaaaagcttttgagtGGCGCTTCCGTGGATAAAACTGCTTTGTTAAGGCCAAAGGTTGGAGGAGAACAGCCCGACAGGTTCCAGATGACAGAGaggcaacagaaaaacaagttgttgataaataaaatgtggaGAGCACAACCTCTGATTACACAACATGCATTCTTGGAGAAGATGGGCAACAACAGCATCAGGAAAATAGAAGAAATTCCTCCAGAGAgataggaaaaaaatgaaaacaaagccaaAATGATACACCAAATCTGGACCAAAGCAGATTACAGACAAAGCCAGAGCTGATGTTTCCGAATTTTGCATAAGCCTTATGaacaatgaagcaaaaacattaTAAAGTCTTTTGTTCATGTTAATTTCACTTCACAGGATGTTTTTGGCCAGCTGTAGGGAGTCTGGTTTGAGACCACAGGTTttcatctctgctttttgcagatgatgtcatCCTGTTGTCCTCATCACACCAGGACCTTCAGTGCACATAGTGAGGTTCGCATGAGAATTAGCTCCTTCAAGTGAAAGTCCACGGCACCCACTTTGGGTCATGACCAGAAGGACTAGATCAAGGTTACAAGTGGCCAAAACAACTTGGCAGAGTGTTTCCTTGGAGAAAGGGTAAGGAGCTCCATGATCCAAACAGAAGCTGGGAGTAGAGCTGCTACTCCTTCACATTGATAGGAGGTGGCGGAGGTAACTCAAGCCTCTGGAGAGATGATCCTGGCATTTCCCACTATGCAGAGGCCCTTTCTGAAAAAACCTAGAACACACTAGGGACCCTGTCTCAATCACATAGGAGGAGGTGTCTGTCAGGAGGACATTCAATGTATtttagttcaattcaattcaattcaattttatttaattttaattatataGCCCAGTATTAAAACAAtcgtcgtctcaatgggcttcataccagtaattgtagTGTAAGATTTCTACTTAGATTTCTGTCTCCAGAATCTGgtcaagcagaagaaaaagcacCGAATTGGGAGTATATATAGGCACCGAACATCTACTAacaggatttatttatttttaatgattgaaaccaaaacattttgatcCATCAACCAGAAACCAGTTTACATAAATCCCTACAAAGtctaattcattttttgttttttaaatttcatcacCAGGCTTTCTTGTTTGTACAATTAGCATAGCTAAGGATTTGGGGTTTCTATTAAATATACTGTACATTAACAGCTGTTAATGTACAGTAAATGTACATTAAAAGCTGTTTCAGTGCAAAAGAGAGTTGTGCAGTTAAAGCATTAAAGTTCAAGTATTAAATATAAAACCACTAAAATCTTTTGGGTTCCAGGCATATTTAAGAGACAGACGTTTAACGTTTTCGGAGATTCATGTCTTAAATCAGCAGTTTATAATTGCTATTCATCTTCTGTATTTGAAAAGATCCTGGGGTGTTCAGAAGACAAATGTGCCTCTCACCTCTGTCCATCCATTGACGGGGTGCAGGTGTACTCTGGTGGGTAATATGGTGGTGGAGGAATGGGAGGGATAAACTCATCAAAGTCCAAGGTTTGGTGCAAGATGGTTCCATAGGGGGTCACGCAGTCTGCATTTAAGGCTCTGGATCTGTGCGGCATAAACTGAAATAGAGAATAGTGTGAACTATTAGCACAGGTGAGGGATTATattcattcctttattttttcaaaccttttttttttcctcacttggAAAAAGACGGAGCAGCTTTTGTGTAGAACCTGCTATTTCAGGCAATCATAAGTAAATAAGGTCAGGGTTTTTTGTTCCCTGAATAAAAGTCACTGCATCAACTATAAGTAAATAATTGGCTCTAAAAATTCACTACCCTGACTCAGACTTTCTAAGTAGCTCACCTTCCCAGTGGTAGCCAAGCCCTTCCTCTAATCTCCTTATTGTTGTGTCACTATTGATTTTTTACCCCTCAAAGTTACCAAACTAAACAAAGGGTTAACAAAGGGGaatcagaaaaagagaagaaactcTGTGAGACTGTCAATGAGACACAGTGTTCTGTGTCGTTATACCCTGCATATTTGGATTTAGCAAAGTTCAGTTATTAAggatgtttttcatgtttaaatgaggcttaaattattttttaatatgtttgcttttaacatttaaacatgaaaCACAAAGTATGAATctctattaatttatttaacatACTGGTACCACAAAAATGGTGTTAAATTGACCCTCTAATTGATGTTAAACCCTGAAGCCCAACCTGCTCTGAATAAAAGCCTTAAGTCAAGATGAGAATaattcttttaattgtttttcattcCTTAAGCATTACAAGTCCAACAGCCTCTGAAGCATTCATTTCTTCCTCTCTATTATGTCTGCattataatggaaaaaaaaagaaaagatggaggATAAATAATTGGTGTTCTCCTGTAACTGGGGgtttacaaaaacaattaaGAGCCATTTAAATTTGTTACTGCTCTGTTTCGCAGATCAGTAATCATTAGTTTAAATACTAAGTTCCTTGATGTGCACATTTTTGCCAAACCAAACATCACAACCAGTAGttattttttcagaaactgcaaaaacagaccTCCAAGAAATAATAtaaatttttaatgtttttaattagcaaaaaatctgccaatggggtaagaaaatgTGTCATTAAGCCACCACACCattaagacatgtttttttttaactaaagttgtttttgcttcatttattgcaagttatatcgtcatcgcagtACTGACCattaatatcgcatatcgtgaTTTTTCCTCATGTTGTGCAGCCCTACTTAATAcaattgtttttcttgcaagagAGACAATACAACTTTCTTTcaaacaagggtctttttatATTCTTAAGATTCACTTTTGGCAGTGAAATTAAACAAGTGTGCCCAGCAAATCGGCATAAAATCTGTGAACTAAGTTTGCCGTCCTGTTGACTCATAATCTCCGTCACTCTAGGATTGTGTCgtgaatgaaagaatgaatgaaagagTAGTTGCTACTGTTACCTTCCATCACACTCACCATCTGCAGCACATCAGTCGACACCATCTGCATGCAGCACATTGCAGTGGCAAGAGCACACACGATGGTGGAGATGACGTTCAGGGCACAAACACTAAACAACAGCTCCTAAAGGGAGACGACGGAGAGAGGAGGACAGTGTTAGAAGTGGACAATAAAAGAGGAACACATAGAAGAAAATTGGTGAAAGTAAAGACACGAAAAGAGGTGGAACAacggagaaaaataaaaagtacaggAGTAGGAGGTTATCAAGGTtatcaaatgaaaaatataaatgttatatATCAATGAActaactttaaaatatttcagtttGTGTAGTTAAAAGATCATCCTTTCATAATCACCTTTCATGAATAGTAAGGAAATCTTGAAATGTTCATGATGTGGTCTATCATGAACATTGACAGAGAACAGGAGCTAATAGGAGGTGACTGGTTGtctaagatgaaaaaaaaaaaaccccactatGTTTTCGTTGTATAATCATACTAAAAGACAACCCTATTGCCTCATGCTGAATGcattggttcaaatcccagcagggtcctttctgtgtggagtttgctttGCATGTGAgtgttttctctgggcactttgacttctttttcctcccacagtctaaaaatatgttttataggTTTGCTGTAAGTTGccctttggtgtgtgtgtgtgattgtctgTCCACATGTGTGGCTCTGTTGTGGGCTGTTGACGTGTCCATGGTGTAGCCTGCCTTTTGCCTATGATGCCTGGGACAGGCTATAGTGACTGCCATGACCCCTGATGGAGCGGGTACAGATGATGGATACATGGTTTAATCCACAAATGCCACAGCACTGAAGAGATGTCACACTTTCCAGCATGTTCATCCACTGAACTACAAATCTGCCCAACGCTCACATAGACCATCATCCTCACTTGTACGCCCTCCTTGCAACTCTAAAAGTGCTGCATAGGTACACAGCAAATGCTAGTGAATGTAAAAAGATTAtttcagaaaacagattttattttttcacatgacTAATACATACGAATAGGAATAATCACATCATATAGCCAAGTAACTCACtgtttattacatttaaattgttttggaGATGTggttgattttgattttaaatcaagcttaaaatgaaagaaagaaaaacaagaa
This genomic window contains:
- the fam189a1 gene encoding protein FAM189A1 isoform X2, with the protein product MPVSALPRGGGIGGPGSLSPASLSRSLSRLRENRTRTRIMLALGVSQMVLGSLILAVSFTALALTTSSRVRHSCPFWAGFSVLLSGLIGVVSWKRPLSLVITFFMLLSAVCVMLNLAGSILSCQNAQLVNSLNDCQLVKLSDSVCVCCEMPKQGSSCSQGETLRLTPLRDCNTIRLRLKELLFSVCALNVISTIVCALATAMCCMQMVSTDVLQMFMPHRSRALNADCVTPYGTILHQTLDFDEFIPPIPPPPYYPPEYTCTPSMDGQRGLHLDFPHSPFSTVYGVPINSPGTIYPTDLPPPYESVVGQTPASQVTTSIDQQATESSLCERNTTAGLSTQASVDSASLMVSEVADHDQTCSSEDLCSLEVQGSDSSPYGLLQTAPNGGSCTSLELCMRASSRCHRGMPNTDSRPSDTGYSESSHTQDSLERSPDWSSENFSNLDQEDSAENPHPCEEFRAAMHISDELASAKHLPEDPPKAATHSLIKARMMSRKLTLPVAIPPPPQPCSPTSVASSGGTSAISPSAPSLSPSPPTRPRGPRLCFSVWSPSPTSQPPSTSGQSGQSPSEKPRTLRAARRYRKLARIVRSTSDPISCSTTTGRENSACASGNNLPTEELAPACISPKNEPRGVSTEVIGGKLSHAHVSKQQKEGRKTDIPLKSRSLHAHSPHERPHSLADLKMYKDTKILVAKFLEHSSCSLPPEVQQVVNNIKCVIKSDEKHMEEAIFSANVIDQVMTQHIVSSPRKRGYEDLHLQSCGALSSSPSPSIRRPKNLPQTTSSPVDPQGSSEQSLECRETIL
- the fam189a1 gene encoding protein FAM189A1 isoform X1, encoding MPVSALPRGGGIGGPGSLSPASLSRSLSRLRENRTRTRIMLALGVSQMVLGSLILAVSFTALALTTSSRVRHSCPFWAGFSVLLSGLIGVVSWKRPLSLVITFFMLLSAVCVMLNLAGSILSCQNAQLVNSLNDCQLCGCVFYPPTPQVKLSDSVCVCCEMPKQGSSCSQGETLRLTPLRDCNTIRLRLKELLFSVCALNVISTIVCALATAMCCMQMVSTDVLQMFMPHRSRALNADCVTPYGTILHQTLDFDEFIPPIPPPPYYPPEYTCTPSMDGQRGLHLDFPHSPFSTVYGVPINSPGTIYPTDLPPPYESVVGQTPASQVTTSIDQQATESSLCERNTTAGLSTQASVDSASLMVSEVADHDQTCSSEDLCSLEVQGSDSSPYGLLQTAPNGGSCTSLELCMRASSRCHRGMPNTDSRPSDTGYSESSHTQDSLERSPDWSSENFSNLDQEDSAENPHPCEEFRAAMHISDELASAKHLPEDPPKAATHSLIKARMMSRKLTLPVAIPPPPQPCSPTSVASSGGTSAISPSAPSLSPSPPTRPRGPRLCFSVWSPSPTSQPPSTSGQSGQSPSEKPRTLRAARRYRKLARIVRSTSDPISCSTTTGRENSACASGNNLPTEELAPACISPKNEPRGVSTEVIGGKLSHAHVSKQQKEGRKTDIPLKSRSLHAHSPHERPHSLADLKMYKDTKILVAKFLEHSSCSLPPEVQQVVNNIKCVIKSDEKHMEEAIFSANVIDQVMTQHIVSSPRKRGYEDLHLQSCGALSSSPSPSIRRPKNLPQTTSSPVDPQGSSEQSLECRETIL